In Kitasatospora viridis, the DNA window TGGTAGGCGTCGAGCAGGTCCAGGTCGAGCAGTTCGGCGGTCCAGCCGACCAGGTCGTGCTGGCTGATCCGGAAGGCGTCCTCCAGCGGGCGGGCCGAGCCGGTGGTGATCAGGTGACCGTCGCTCTCCAGCCGGGGCCAGGCCGGGCCCCGGCCCTTGACCAGGTCGACGATCACCGTGGTGCGCATGGCCGCCTCGACGGCCGTGCCGCACACCTCGCCCTCGCCCTGGCGGGCGTGCCCGTCACCGAGGGCGAGCAGGCCGCCCTCGACGTTGACCCGGAAGTAGGCGGTGGTCCCGGCGCGCATCTCGGGGGTGTCCAGGTTGCCGCCGTGCGCACCGGGGGTGATCGAGGCCAGCACCTCGCCGCCGGCCGGGGCGACGCCGACGGTGCCGTGCATCGGATCGAGCGGCAGGTCCACCGTGAAGTCGCCGTGCCGGGCCCGGAACCGGCAGGTCCCGGCCGCGGTGTCCAACTCGTAGAGCCAGACCCGTTCCTCCAGCGGCGGGTGCAGCATCGCCGTGGTGTGGGTGGCGGTCAGGGCGCCGAAGTGCGGGAAGGTGCTGGACACGCCGTGGTCGCGGGCGGGAGTGATCTCCACGAAGTGCACCGCCAGGGTGTCGCCGGGTTCGGCGCCGAGCACCGCGATCGGCCCGGTCACCGGGTTGAGGTAGGGGAAGACGCAGACCTGGCTGGGCAGGTCCGTGACCCCGCGCACCGCGCCGCCGAAGCAGTCCTCGGTCGTCAACTCGACCACGGTGCCGGGCCGGACGGTCAC includes these proteins:
- a CDS encoding acetamidase/formamidase family protein, yielding MSLPETVRLTPQPQDLAYTFGGRAPLVTVRPGTVVELTTEDCFGGAVRGVTDLPSQVCVFPYLNPVTGPIAVLGAEPGDTLAVHFVEITPARDHGVSSTFPHFGALTATHTTAMLHPPLEERVWLYELDTAAGTCRFRARHGDFTVDLPLDPMHGTVGVAPAGGEVLASITPGAHGGNLDTPEMRAGTTAYFRVNVEGGLLALGDGHARQGEGEVCGTAVEAAMRTTVIVDLVKGRGPAWPRLESDGHLITTGSARPLEDAFRISQHDLVGWTAELLDLDLLDAYQLVSQAGLAPAANVCDTNYTMVAKLPKTLLGRARAYSGLHDHLRERAAAYLRHR